One window of the Triticum dicoccoides isolate Atlit2015 ecotype Zavitan chromosome 3B, WEW_v2.0, whole genome shotgun sequence genome contains the following:
- the LOC119282409 gene encoding uncharacterized protein LOC119282409, translating to MDKKILTSPNINSHPAGLYAYTVHISPEPSRHAFWAWKERLVAIIRGNPNGADAEDVAVAEPVERSRYCFLWFWGVVTFFLAIVAAILMQVHFRSTGLAHVALVIVGVIAFCTAACLGSFIMSLAIGFAEEADEEARRVIDLLI from the exons ATGGATAAAAAAATCCTGACCAGCCCCAATATAAACTCCCATCCTGCCGGCCTCTACGCATATACAGTACATATAT CACCGGAGCCGAGCCGGCACGCGTTCTGGGCATGGAAGGAGAGGTTGGTCGCCATCATCCGCGGAAACCCGAACGGCGCCGACGCGGAGGATGTCGCGGTAGCGGAGCCCGTTGAGCGAAGCAGATATTGTTTCTTATGGTTCTGGGGCGTGGTCACCTTCTTCTTGGCAATTGTCGCCGCGATTCTCATGCAGGTCCACTTTCGGTCGACGGGCCTTGCCCATGTCGCCCTGGTTATTGTGGGCGTTATAGCTTTTTGTACTGCAGCATGTTTGGGGAGCTTTATCATGAGTCTCGCTATAGGTTTCGCCGAGGAGGCTGATGAAGAGGCACGAAGAGTCATAGATCTACTCATCTAA